In Diadema setosum chromosome 19, eeDiaSeto1, whole genome shotgun sequence, a genomic segment contains:
- the LOC140242656 gene encoding echinoidin-like, with product MSVTMTMRSLLILLLSIECCLAVTYCPPYWTHFRLEDETIFCYRFFGKKVTWAEAEITCAGYSSCEGEELAHLVSLTGPEEEMFIIDYRQSVTGIFGGGDPGMWIGFSDRRNEGTWKWADKSTSTYTNWYSANNEPSDTVHVENCARQIVPMMGVAVWVDVSCSEKQSFMCKMPAQ from the exons ATGTcggttaccatgacaatgagatctctcctcatcctcctcctcagcATAGAGTGTTGCTTGGCAGTCACCTACTGCCCCCCTTACTGGACACACTTCCGGCTGGAAGATGAAACCATCTTCTGCTACCGTTTCTTTGGTAAAAAGGTGACGTGGGCAGAGGCAGAGATAACATGTGCTGGATATTCATCCTGTGAAGGGGAGGAGCTGGCTCATCTAGTGTCCCTCACTGGACCAGAAGAGGAAATGTTTATCATTGACTACAGGCAGAGCGTCACTGGTATATTTGGTGGAG GAGACCCAGGGATGTGGATTGGGTTCTCAGACCGCCGCAATGAGGGAACATGGAAGTGGGCAGACAAGTCTACCTCCACCTACACCAACTGGTATAGTGCTAACAACGAGCCAAGCGACACAGTACATGTGGAGAACTGTGCCAGGCAGATTGTCCCCATGATGGGGGTTGCTGTCTGGGTAGATGTCTCATGCTCGGAGAAACAGTCTTTCATGTGCAAGATGCCTGCACAGTGA